A genomic segment from Tessaracoccus defluvii encodes:
- the rpsT gene encoding 30S ribosomal protein S20 yields MANIKSQQKRNKTNEIARQRNKAVKSGLRTHVRAARLAIAEGDPAKAAEMASAANRALDKAVSKGVIHKNQAANRKSVISAAVAAL; encoded by the coding sequence GTGGCGAACATCAAGTCCCAGCAGAAGCGCAACAAGACCAACGAGATCGCGCGCCAGCGTAACAAGGCCGTGAAGTCCGGCCTCCGCACTCACGTCCGCGCCGCCCGCCTGGCCATCGCCGAGGGCGATCCCGCGAAGGCTGCCGAAATGGCTTCCGCCGCCAACCGCGCCCTCGACAAGGCCGTGAGCAAGGGCGTCATCCACAAGAACCAGGCTGCGAACCGCAAGTCGGTCATCTCGGCCGCCGTCGCCGCTCTCTGA
- a CDS encoding tetratricopeptide repeat protein, which produces MTTLLTYNLAVQAFDERDYRTAVERFSELLEAEPGNHNVREYLARAHYHRAALKPAEEHARAVLAEDPTNEYMTLLLIRSLERQSRGAEAAGLRRVLAALTGDQEHLRSHSLA; this is translated from the coding sequence GTGACGACGCTTCTGACCTACAACCTGGCCGTGCAGGCCTTTGACGAGCGCGACTACCGCACCGCCGTCGAACGCTTCAGCGAGCTGCTCGAGGCCGAGCCCGGGAACCACAACGTGCGCGAGTACCTGGCGCGGGCCCACTACCACCGTGCGGCGCTGAAGCCCGCCGAGGAGCACGCGCGTGCCGTGCTCGCCGAGGACCCGACGAACGAGTACATGACGTTGCTGCTGATCCGGTCGCTGGAGCGGCAGAGCCGTGGCGCCGAGGCGGCCGGCCTGCGTAGGGTGCTGGCCGCCCTCACCGGAGATCAGGAACACCTGCGTTCCCACAGCCTCGCCTGA
- a CDS encoding RNA polymerase sigma factor yields the protein MQAAANPTGDEGPPAEPLLPGDTHSVVERYERMVYGIAVSHTDCRDDADDVYQEVFLTYHRRQPEINDEQHRRAWLITTALNCARRVRLSSWRTRVIPLDRTDTAAAPEEFTLASDEQNVLFRALRSLSEIYRSVLYLFYFEDLPVAQIAEVLDVSPGTVKVRLSRGRAQMRDQLLGGLFDE from the coding sequence GTGCAAGCAGCAGCGAACCCCACCGGGGACGAAGGTCCCCCGGCGGAGCCACTCCTGCCGGGGGACACCCACTCGGTGGTGGAGCGGTACGAGCGGATGGTCTACGGCATTGCGGTGAGCCACACCGATTGCCGTGACGACGCCGATGACGTCTACCAGGAGGTGTTCCTCACGTACCACCGGCGGCAGCCGGAGATAAACGACGAGCAGCACCGCAGGGCCTGGTTGATCACGACGGCGCTGAATTGCGCCCGGCGGGTCCGCCTCAGCTCCTGGCGGACCCGGGTCATCCCCCTCGACAGGACCGACACCGCCGCCGCCCCGGAGGAGTTCACGCTCGCCTCCGACGAGCAGAACGTGTTGTTCCGCGCCCTGCGCTCGCTCAGCGAGATCTACCGCAGCGTGCTCTACCTCTTCTACTTCGAGGATCTCCCGGTCGCACAGATCGCCGAGGTCCTCGACGTGAGTCCCGGCACCGTGAAGGTGCGACTGTCCCGAGGCCGCGCCCAGATGCGCGACCAGCTCCTGGGAGGGCTGTTTGATGAATAA
- the holA gene encoding DNA polymerase III subunit delta has translation MSPFGTALLVSGPEALLAQRIVADVKARALAAHPEADVNQINAAELEDSMLAEVVGGSLFSSHIIAVIDDVGACPPQVVDQLVAVAANPPEELCLLLVHPGGVKGKGLIDKLKKAKVPVSTVAAPKPWELTKFVTEEAKLRKVRMSGDAAAELVSAVGNDLRALAAAVGQLADDAEGKEIDVNHVRRYFAGRAEVTSFAVADAVLAGNASVAMERLRWALDTGTATVLITSALAGSFRGMGRYLEASGSRMSDADLARQIGVPPFKIKDLAKTSRNWSVGGVADAIRLIATGDAEVKGAATDAAFALERMVLGILQLRRR, from the coding sequence ATGTCCCCCTTCGGTACCGCCCTGCTCGTCTCCGGCCCCGAGGCGCTGCTGGCGCAGCGGATCGTGGCGGACGTGAAGGCCCGCGCCCTGGCCGCGCATCCCGAGGCCGACGTCAATCAGATCAATGCCGCCGAGCTCGAGGACTCGATGCTCGCCGAGGTGGTCGGCGGGTCGTTGTTCTCGTCACACATCATCGCCGTCATCGACGACGTCGGCGCCTGCCCGCCGCAGGTCGTCGATCAGCTCGTGGCCGTCGCGGCGAACCCGCCGGAGGAGCTCTGCCTGCTGCTCGTGCACCCCGGCGGGGTCAAGGGCAAAGGGCTGATCGACAAGCTGAAGAAGGCCAAGGTCCCTGTCAGTACAGTGGCTGCGCCGAAGCCGTGGGAGCTCACGAAGTTCGTGACTGAGGAGGCCAAGCTCCGCAAGGTGCGGATGTCGGGCGACGCGGCCGCGGAACTCGTCAGTGCGGTCGGCAACGACCTGCGGGCCCTCGCGGCGGCGGTCGGGCAGCTCGCCGACGACGCCGAGGGCAAGGAGATCGACGTCAACCACGTGCGGCGCTACTTCGCGGGCCGCGCCGAGGTGACGAGCTTCGCCGTCGCTGACGCCGTCCTTGCGGGCAACGCCTCCGTGGCCATGGAACGGCTGCGGTGGGCGTTGGACACCGGCACCGCCACCGTCCTCATCACCTCCGCACTCGCAGGGTCGTTCAGGGGGATGGGTCGCTACCTGGAGGCCTCCGGGTCGAGGATGAGCGACGCCGACCTGGCCCGCCAGATCGGCGTGCCGCCCTTCAAGATCAAGGATCTGGCCAAGACGAGCCGCAACTGGTCGGTGGGCGGGGTCGCCGACGCGATCCGGCTCATCGCGACCGGCGACGCCGAGGTGAAGGGTGCCGCTACGGATGCGGCCTTCGCACTGGAGCGGATGGTGCTGGGGATCCTGCAGCTCCGTCGCCGCTGA